The Tautonia rosea genome includes a region encoding these proteins:
- a CDS encoding Gfo/Idh/MocA family protein, with the protein MTALTIGIVGCGRSARIHSGRLREIEAVRITGCVDSDREAARALASELIGPDGDPSSIQAFADHQQLLTEARPDVLAIFTPPRAHYRTAMDGLQAGCHLFIEKPLSTNTQEAVDIVNLARGRDRVVGVGHQFRLVPSLIEARRLLAEGAIGRLRLVMAVMANSWLATQREPGGHAWRVDPKVSGGGIIADDGDHLLDALIWTTDRPVAEVSAFQDREEPGLDVVNAITLRLIDGTPATLAISGVSPGSLFEITYFGERGTLRANASSLCLAGADSEAPVQDLPLRSNQTSIDGDFINAIRSGSPPCCSAEQAIETVRLQEAIARSAASGQIIRLASADEPL; encoded by the coding sequence ATGACAGCGCTTACGATTGGCATCGTCGGCTGTGGCCGATCAGCTCGGATTCACTCCGGGCGATTACGAGAGATCGAAGCGGTCCGCATTACCGGGTGCGTCGATTCGGATCGCGAGGCGGCGCGAGCCCTTGCCTCGGAGCTGATCGGCCCCGATGGCGACCCGTCATCCATTCAGGCCTTCGCTGACCATCAGCAGCTTCTGACCGAGGCTCGGCCCGACGTCCTGGCCATCTTCACCCCTCCTCGGGCCCACTACCGCACCGCAATGGATGGCTTGCAGGCAGGGTGTCATCTCTTTATTGAGAAACCGCTCTCGACCAATACCCAGGAGGCGGTCGATATCGTCAACCTGGCTCGAGGGCGAGATCGGGTCGTGGGCGTCGGGCACCAGTTTCGCCTGGTCCCGAGCTTGATTGAGGCTCGCCGATTACTGGCAGAAGGGGCGATTGGCCGTCTCAGGCTGGTCATGGCCGTTATGGCGAATTCCTGGCTCGCCACCCAACGAGAGCCGGGTGGCCACGCCTGGCGAGTCGACCCCAAGGTCTCGGGAGGAGGAATCATCGCCGATGACGGTGACCACCTGCTCGACGCCTTGATCTGGACCACCGACCGTCCCGTGGCCGAGGTTTCGGCCTTCCAGGATCGCGAGGAACCAGGCCTCGATGTCGTCAATGCCATCACTCTTCGCCTGATCGACGGCACGCCCGCCACCCTTGCCATTAGCGGTGTGTCCCCTGGCAGTTTGTTCGAAATCACGTATTTCGGCGAACGCGGCACCTTACGAGCGAATGCCTCAAGCCTTTGCCTCGCGGGAGCCGATTCAGAAGCTCCTGTTCAAGACCTTCCGTTGCGGAGCAACCAGACGAGCATTGATGGTGATTTCATCAACGCGATTCGATCGGGAAGTCCTCCCTGCTGCTCTGCTGAGCAGGCAATCGAGACGGTTCGTCTCCAGGAAGCGATTGCCCGATCGGCCGCGTCTGGCCAGATCATCCGCCTTGCCTCAGCCGACGAACCGCTCTGA
- a CDS encoding DNA polymerase ligase N-terminal domain-containing protein, which produces MRFNSLQNPTPSAAPNRFVLLEHRWNGVHWDLMLEAGDRLRTWALTHLPVPGINIGATSLPDHRVVYLDYEGPISNDRGTVLRIDRGTYHPILWTEDRVVIQLFGDQVIGEAELVRLGDRGWRFRIGNLI; this is translated from the coding sequence ATGAGGTTCAACTCTCTTCAGAATCCGACCCCCTCTGCCGCCCCGAATCGTTTCGTGCTCCTGGAACACCGATGGAACGGTGTCCACTGGGACCTGATGCTCGAAGCCGGCGATCGGCTGCGCACCTGGGCCCTCACGCACCTTCCCGTCCCCGGAATCAACATCGGGGCCACGTCTCTGCCAGACCACCGCGTCGTCTACCTCGACTACGAGGGGCCGATCTCGAACGATCGGGGAACCGTTCTTCGCATCGATCGAGGAACCTATCACCCGATCCTCTGGACCGAGGACAGGGTGGTGATTCAACTGTTCGGGGATCAGGTCATTGGCGAGGCGGAGCTCGTCCGGCTCGGAGATCGTGGCTGGCGATTCCGGATAGGAAATTTGATTTGA
- a CDS encoding energy-coupling factor ABC transporter permease — MHIPDNLLSQPVILTTGAVALGGFALGLRRLRTRLRDRTMVLMGVMSAFVFAAQMVNFPLFVVPASGHLIGGVLAAVLLGPWAGALVLGTVLLVQALLFADGGILALGANFVNLGLIASVGGYAIYDPIRKSVGGQSGVLIGAMVAAWFSVLLASLAFTIELAASGYWSDLPRVLGWMTMIHAVIGLGEAMITGLVLRTVLSVRPDLIFDDEGATTRSGRWSRVALGGLAASLAVAAFLAPLASPKDDGLEFVGGRLGFLNDEAGSLLTGPMRDYSIEGLPDIALVTAAVGLIGTLTVFITGLILARAFTQNTQNHNELGPSSPAEKGPEPHAA; from the coding sequence ATGCACATTCCGGACAATTTGCTGTCTCAACCTGTCATTCTCACGACTGGAGCCGTGGCTCTGGGAGGATTTGCCCTTGGTTTGCGAAGGCTAAGAACGCGTCTGAGGGACCGAACGATGGTCCTGATGGGGGTCATGTCCGCCTTCGTGTTCGCGGCCCAGATGGTGAATTTCCCGCTCTTTGTCGTGCCGGCTTCCGGGCATTTGATCGGTGGGGTGCTGGCGGCAGTCTTGCTTGGTCCCTGGGCTGGGGCCCTGGTCCTTGGGACCGTGCTTCTCGTGCAGGCCTTGCTGTTTGCCGATGGCGGCATCCTGGCCCTCGGGGCGAACTTCGTCAACCTTGGGTTGATCGCAAGCGTCGGTGGCTACGCCATTTACGACCCAATCCGCAAATCCGTCGGCGGCCAGTCCGGCGTCCTGATCGGTGCGATGGTCGCGGCCTGGTTCTCGGTCTTGCTCGCCTCCCTGGCGTTTACGATCGAGCTGGCGGCTTCGGGCTACTGGTCGGACCTGCCAAGGGTTCTCGGCTGGATGACCATGATCCACGCAGTTATCGGCCTCGGCGAAGCGATGATCACCGGGCTCGTGCTCCGAACGGTCCTCTCGGTTCGTCCCGACCTGATCTTCGACGACGAGGGAGCCACAACCCGATCAGGCCGCTGGAGTCGCGTGGCCCTCGGTGGCCTGGCGGCCTCACTGGCCGTCGCAGCCTTTCTCGCCCCGCTTGCCTCTCCCAAGGACGACGGACTGGAATTCGTCGGCGGACGGCTCGGGTTCCTGAACGACGAGGCCGGATCGCTTCTCACCGGGCCGATGAGGGATTACTCGATCGAAGGGCTGCCCGACATCGCCTTGGTGACCGCCGCGGTGGGACTGATCGGGACGCTCACCGTGTTCATCACCGGGCTCATCCTGGCAAGGGCGTTTACCCAGAACACACAAAACCACAACGAGCTGGGTCCCTCCTCTCCTGCCGAAAAAGGGCCGGAACCTCATGCGGCTTGA
- a CDS encoding ferritin-like domain-containing protein, protein MDRAAMIEKLNEILKWEYAGLVQYTQYSFLVRGTWREVYYKLFRDSGEEALEHAHKVGDKIAALGGVTTVERGEVKVTTDLNEMLRNSLEMERRHVELYTQAIELCEDRDVGMRNLLEDICQMEQDGADHLSKILDEGDLSVGTSARPQQRTG, encoded by the coding sequence ATGGATCGCGCCGCGATGATTGAGAAGCTGAACGAAATCCTCAAGTGGGAGTATGCCGGGCTGGTCCAGTACACCCAGTATAGCTTCCTCGTCCGAGGCACCTGGCGAGAGGTCTATTACAAACTCTTCCGAGACAGCGGCGAAGAGGCTCTGGAGCATGCTCACAAGGTCGGCGACAAGATCGCGGCCCTCGGAGGCGTGACGACCGTCGAGCGGGGAGAGGTCAAGGTGACGACCGACCTGAACGAGATGCTTCGCAACTCCCTGGAGATGGAGCGTCGGCACGTCGAGTTGTACACCCAGGCGATCGAGCTGTGCGAAGACCGCGACGTGGGCATGCGCAACCTGCTCGAAGACATCTGCCAGATGGAACAGGACGGGGCCGACCACCTGTCCAAGATTCTCGACGAGGGGGATTTGAGCGTCGGGACCTCGGCCCGTCCCCAGCAGCGAACCGGCTGA
- a CDS encoding slipin family protein, whose translation MFLMKRVHVRSYEMGLLFRRGEFRGLLGEGTHWLFDPLGRIEAQVISMRAPRLVHDRLDLIVKSGVLKPYAEVVDLKDDRRALVWIDGRFSCVLGPGLYVYWTGPRDVRIEVVDARRARFEHEDLKVIAQTPGASGLLDLCTVDRNRAGVLFLDGHYADTLDPGLYAFWRGSTEARVVEVDLREATLDLTGQEIMTADTVTLRLNAQVSFVVSDPRRAVCVVDDHRQALYREAQLVLRAVLGGRTLDALLADKDSVARETEELLRSRASSLGLEVRSAGIRDLILPGEMKDLMNKVTEARKAAEANLITRREETAALRSQANTAKLLTDHPALMRLRELEVLERIASSGHLNVILGEKGLADRVINVL comes from the coding sequence ATGTTCTTGATGAAGCGTGTTCATGTTCGAAGTTACGAGATGGGACTTCTCTTTCGCCGGGGAGAGTTCCGCGGCCTGCTCGGCGAGGGAACGCATTGGCTGTTTGACCCGCTCGGCCGGATCGAGGCTCAGGTCATCTCGATGCGAGCCCCTCGCCTCGTTCACGATCGGCTCGACCTGATCGTCAAGTCCGGCGTCTTGAAGCCATACGCCGAGGTCGTTGACCTGAAGGACGACCGCCGAGCTCTGGTCTGGATCGACGGCCGGTTCTCCTGTGTGCTCGGTCCGGGTCTGTACGTCTACTGGACCGGTCCTCGCGACGTTCGGATCGAGGTGGTCGACGCCCGCCGAGCCCGCTTCGAGCATGAGGATTTGAAGGTCATCGCCCAGACTCCGGGAGCCTCCGGCTTGCTGGATCTCTGCACAGTCGATCGCAACCGCGCCGGTGTCCTGTTCCTCGACGGTCATTACGCCGACACCCTCGACCCCGGTCTCTACGCCTTCTGGCGAGGGTCCACCGAGGCCCGAGTGGTTGAGGTTGACCTCCGTGAGGCCACGCTCGACCTGACCGGCCAGGAGATCATGACCGCCGATACGGTCACCCTTCGTTTGAACGCCCAGGTGAGCTTCGTTGTCAGCGACCCCCGGCGGGCCGTCTGTGTGGTCGACGACCACCGTCAGGCCCTCTACCGCGAGGCCCAGCTCGTGCTTCGGGCTGTCCTCGGCGGACGAACGCTCGACGCCTTGCTCGCCGACAAGGACAGCGTGGCCCGAGAGACCGAGGAGCTCCTCCGCTCCCGGGCATCGAGCCTCGGCCTGGAGGTCCGATCGGCCGGTATCCGCGACCTGATCCTTCCGGGCGAGATGAAGGACCTGATGAACAAGGTCACCGAGGCCCGCAAGGCCGCCGAGGCCAACCTCATCACCCGTCGCGAGGAGACGGCCGCGCTCCGCAGCCAGGCCAACACGGCCAAGCTCCTGACCGACCACCCAGCTCTCATGCGGCTCCGCGAGCTGGAGGTGCTGGAGCGGATCGCGTCCAGCGGGCACCTCAACGTAATCCTCGGCGAGAAGGGACTCGCCGATCGGGTGATCAACGTCCTCTAA
- the cbiQ gene encoding cobalt ECF transporter T component CbiQ gives MRLDWLEPDQSARGPLHRIDARVKLLATLALVISVVLLPIGVWRPLGGAAILLAFLIGISGVPPGLLMRRGLAVLPVVVLLAVMIAHSHPMAPALGPWIVGGTILAKNCLTILSVLLLAHVTPFRDLMTALERLRAPTVLVATLLLMYRYLFVLADQLGRMARARRSRSFRNSRWSEWPLGASLIAGLLLRSFERGERVHAAMLARGWDGTFRSLDGPDPPDR, from the coding sequence ATGCGGCTTGACTGGCTCGAACCCGATCAATCGGCCCGAGGGCCGCTCCACCGGATCGACGCGAGGGTCAAGCTCCTGGCGACCCTGGCTCTGGTGATCTCGGTGGTCCTCCTTCCCATTGGTGTCTGGCGGCCACTGGGGGGGGCGGCCATTCTCCTGGCCTTCCTGATCGGGATCTCAGGGGTTCCACCCGGACTCCTGATGCGAAGGGGGCTGGCTGTCTTGCCGGTCGTGGTCCTCCTGGCGGTGATGATCGCGCACTCGCACCCGATGGCTCCGGCGCTCGGCCCCTGGATCGTCGGGGGGACCATCCTGGCGAAGAACTGCCTGACGATCCTGTCCGTCTTGCTCCTGGCACATGTGACGCCCTTCCGCGACCTGATGACCGCCCTCGAACGCCTCAGGGCCCCGACGGTGCTGGTCGCCACCCTGCTTTTGATGTACCGTTACCTGTTCGTCCTGGCCGATCAGCTCGGCCGAATGGCCCGCGCCCGACGGTCCCGATCCTTCCGAAACTCCCGATGGTCAGAATGGCCGCTCGGAGCGTCCCTGATCGCCGGATTGCTCCTCCGATCCTTCGAGCGTGGCGAGCGCGTCCACGCGGCGATGCTCGCCCGGGGGTGGGACGGTACCTTCCGCAGCCTCGACGGCCCCGATCCACCCGACCGATAA
- a CDS encoding malate dehydrogenase, with amino-acid sequence MSQPVKVAITGAAGQIGYAMLFRIASGGLFGPDQPVKLGLLEITPALGALNGTLMELDDCAFPLLKGVTATDNAEEAFADADWVLLVGGMPRKEGMDRADLIRANGPIFTGQGKAINAAAPKAKVLVVANPCNTNCLIAMSHAPNVPRQNWFAMTRLDENRAKAQLAQKAGVGVSDVTRMTIWGNHSDTQYPDYKNARIGGKPATEVISDHAWLSETFIPTVAKRGGAVIKARGASSAASAANAALDCVRSCSQATAGDDWHSVAIFSEGNPYGVPGGLMYSFPIRTGSDLSCSIVTDLAIDDDARRRIDASADELHKEREVVKELLGPAV; translated from the coding sequence ATGAGTCAACCCGTGAAGGTTGCGATCACCGGCGCCGCCGGTCAGATCGGCTACGCCATGCTGTTTCGGATCGCAAGCGGCGGTCTGTTCGGACCTGACCAGCCGGTAAAACTCGGCCTGCTGGAAATCACCCCGGCCCTCGGTGCGCTGAACGGCACCTTGATGGAGCTGGACGACTGTGCGTTCCCCTTGCTCAAGGGGGTGACGGCGACCGACAACGCCGAGGAAGCGTTCGCCGATGCCGACTGGGTGCTCCTCGTCGGCGGGATGCCCCGCAAGGAAGGCATGGACCGCGCCGACCTGATCCGGGCCAACGGCCCGATCTTCACCGGCCAGGGCAAGGCGATCAACGCCGCGGCGCCGAAGGCCAAGGTGCTCGTCGTTGCAAACCCGTGCAACACGAACTGCCTGATCGCCATGTCCCACGCGCCGAACGTCCCCCGGCAGAACTGGTTCGCCATGACCCGGCTCGATGAGAATCGGGCCAAGGCCCAGCTTGCCCAGAAGGCGGGCGTCGGTGTCTCGGACGTGACTCGGATGACGATCTGGGGCAATCACTCGGACACCCAGTACCCGGATTACAAGAACGCCCGGATTGGCGGCAAGCCGGCGACGGAGGTGATCTCCGATCACGCCTGGCTTTCCGAGACGTTCATCCCGACCGTCGCCAAACGGGGCGGCGCGGTCATCAAGGCCCGGGGGGCCAGCTCGGCGGCCTCTGCGGCGAACGCGGCGCTCGATTGCGTCCGGTCCTGCTCGCAAGCGACCGCCGGTGACGACTGGCACAGCGTGGCGATCTTCTCCGAAGGCAACCCGTACGGCGTCCCCGGTGGCCTGATGTACTCGTTCCCGATCCGGACGGGAAGCGACCTGTCCTGCTCGATCGTCACCGACCTGGCCATCGACGACGATGCCCGCCGTAGGATCGACGCCTCGGCCGACGAGCTGCACAAGGAACGGGAAGTGGTCAAGGAACTGCTCGGGCCGGCCGTCTGA
- a CDS encoding spinster family MFS transporter, producing MTTFSVLFVIHLLDYLDRWALAGVLRKVQADLEMSDGQAGSLNFYFLLTFSLISPLMGWFGDRGRRTWLLAFGVGLWSLATVGTGLVRSYGELTFARSLLGIGEATYGVLAPTILVDLFRRERRSRVMAYFYMAMPLGYAMGVFGAAWIATNSPGWVAGTPLEAYGGWRLAFFIVGLPGLIAAFIVLLLPEPIRGASENVDLERVQAHERVMPTAADYKDLAVNSSYTYVVFGLATFTFAFGGLAYWLPSYLDRVKGFGTEKAALVVGLSGGLAAIIGMSLGGWLADILSRTNPKALFLVPGTAMLLAVPFVLGAIFSTSEPLIIGSMFVAMTLMLMNTGPCNAVIANVVTPNMRGVAYAVSIFFIHVLGDLWSPMLMGAASDYLGDPEVMASWIGEWLFRIGARPVEQPDGSYRNLTAGMLVVVPAIVLGGCVLLAGARHLPREMALMLAKLRANPAARQG from the coding sequence TTGACCACCTTTTCGGTTCTGTTCGTCATCCACTTACTCGACTATCTCGACCGCTGGGCCCTGGCCGGTGTCTTGCGGAAGGTTCAGGCCGATTTGGAGATGAGCGACGGGCAGGCCGGCTCGTTGAATTTCTACTTCCTGCTGACGTTCAGCCTGATCAGCCCGTTGATGGGCTGGTTCGGGGATCGAGGGCGACGAACCTGGCTGCTGGCCTTCGGGGTGGGCCTCTGGAGCCTGGCCACGGTGGGTACGGGGCTGGTGCGAAGTTACGGAGAGCTGACCTTCGCCCGAAGCTTGCTGGGAATCGGAGAGGCGACTTACGGAGTCCTTGCGCCGACGATCCTGGTGGACCTGTTCCGTCGGGAGCGACGGTCGCGGGTGATGGCGTATTTCTACATGGCCATGCCGCTCGGGTATGCGATGGGAGTCTTCGGTGCAGCCTGGATTGCCACGAACAGTCCGGGATGGGTTGCTGGGACCCCTCTGGAAGCTTACGGCGGCTGGCGGCTTGCCTTTTTCATCGTCGGACTTCCGGGATTGATCGCGGCGTTCATCGTGCTTCTGCTCCCCGAACCGATCCGAGGGGCGAGTGAGAACGTTGATCTGGAGCGCGTGCAGGCTCACGAGCGGGTCATGCCGACTGCGGCCGATTACAAGGATCTGGCCGTCAACTCATCGTACACGTACGTCGTGTTCGGCCTGGCGACGTTCACGTTCGCCTTTGGGGGGCTGGCGTACTGGTTACCGTCGTACCTCGACCGGGTCAAGGGGTTCGGAACCGAGAAGGCGGCGTTGGTGGTGGGCCTGAGCGGGGGCTTGGCCGCGATTATTGGGATGAGCCTCGGCGGCTGGCTGGCCGACATCCTTTCGCGAACCAACCCAAAAGCGCTGTTCCTCGTTCCCGGGACGGCCATGCTGCTGGCGGTCCCGTTCGTGCTGGGGGCGATCTTCAGTACGAGTGAGCCATTGATCATCGGCTCGATGTTTGTGGCGATGACCCTCATGCTGATGAACACCGGGCCGTGCAACGCGGTGATTGCCAACGTGGTGACGCCGAACATGAGAGGGGTGGCCTATGCGGTCTCGATCTTCTTTATCCACGTGCTGGGCGACCTCTGGTCGCCGATGCTGATGGGGGCGGCCTCGGATTATCTTGGGGATCCAGAGGTGATGGCCTCGTGGATCGGTGAATGGCTGTTCCGGATCGGGGCCAGACCAGTGGAGCAGCCAGACGGCTCGTACCGAAACCTGACGGCGGGGATGCTCGTGGTCGTGCCGGCGATCGTGCTGGGCGGTTGCGTCCTGCTGGCCGGGGCGCGGCACTTACCGAGGGAGATGGCCCTGATGCTCGCCAAGCTCCGAGCGAACCCAGCCGCCCGGCAGGGATGA
- a CDS encoding S1C family serine protease, whose product MSHDQSDHPRHLEPNRFSPEFASLEKEFQATPSPVNSLQNDPPPAEEPLDDSDSQSVPTDVYSSRIDSFDRVPTMQHHRIWNLLGRIGPYLLTIIITLAISSLFDLGFNPRNLVDRQRLAPDSPLYYDANTPELLAKRDVDTRAFPDPPGDRISPAPAFSTDTYADERVTNAPDTLNEGDPVGLAITGLAPDEQNTIRIYEAVNRSVVNISTSATVRGLFQDTEVSGSGSGFVINDQGHILTNHHVVEGAEVVQVGLFDGSVLDARVVGVDPSNDVAVLKALSPPDSLVPVVLGDSRNLKVGQKVLALGNPFGLERTLTTGIISSLDRSLEAKNGRSIRGIIQTDASINPGNSGGPLLNNRGEVIGMNTAIYSRVGQSSGIGFAVPISTIKRVLKPLIEQGYVERATLGIARVYALDQGLLVLGVEAGGPADQAGIRSLRIQYLRDGPFVRARIDPDSADVILAINGVPVQSVGELLTEVESYMPGETITVTLRRNGGVDDVTVRLGRTIIR is encoded by the coding sequence TTGTCACACGATCAATCCGACCATCCTCGCCACCTCGAACCGAACCGTTTCTCTCCTGAATTTGCCTCGCTGGAGAAGGAGTTCCAAGCGACTCCTTCTCCAGTCAACAGTCTCCAGAACGATCCCCCCCCTGCCGAGGAACCGCTCGATGATTCCGATTCGCAGTCGGTTCCGACGGATGTCTATTCGTCTCGAATCGATTCCTTCGATCGGGTACCCACCATGCAACATCATCGCATTTGGAATCTGCTGGGCAGGATCGGACCCTACCTGCTGACCATCATCATCACATTGGCGATCTCCTCACTCTTTGACCTCGGGTTCAATCCACGGAATCTGGTCGATCGTCAGCGGCTCGCGCCCGATTCTCCCCTTTACTACGACGCGAACACTCCCGAACTCCTTGCGAAACGAGACGTCGACACCCGGGCGTTTCCCGATCCCCCAGGCGACCGAATCAGTCCCGCTCCCGCTTTCTCGACCGATACTTACGCGGACGAGCGAGTCACCAACGCACCTGACACTCTGAACGAGGGCGACCCCGTAGGCCTGGCCATCACCGGACTCGCCCCTGACGAGCAGAACACGATCCGGATCTACGAGGCGGTCAACCGATCCGTGGTCAACATCTCCACCTCGGCCACCGTTCGAGGACTCTTTCAGGATACCGAGGTCTCCGGCTCCGGCTCCGGATTCGTCATCAACGACCAGGGGCATATTCTGACGAATCACCATGTCGTCGAGGGGGCCGAAGTGGTCCAGGTCGGCCTCTTTGATGGTTCCGTGCTCGATGCCCGAGTGGTGGGAGTCGACCCAAGCAACGATGTCGCCGTGCTCAAGGCCCTTTCACCTCCCGACTCGCTTGTCCCGGTCGTCCTCGGAGACAGCCGAAATCTCAAGGTCGGCCAGAAAGTGCTCGCGCTCGGGAACCCCTTCGGACTGGAGCGAACCCTCACGACTGGCATCATCAGCAGTCTCGACCGCTCCCTTGAAGCCAAGAACGGGCGATCGATTCGAGGGATCATACAGACCGACGCCTCGATCAACCCCGGCAACTCCGGCGGCCCTTTGCTCAACAACCGGGGCGAGGTCATCGGGATGAACACAGCGATCTACAGCCGGGTCGGCCAGTCCTCCGGCATCGGCTTCGCCGTGCCGATCTCGACGATCAAGCGAGTCCTGAAACCATTGATCGAACAAGGCTACGTCGAACGTGCCACGCTGGGCATCGCCCGCGTCTATGCGCTCGATCAGGGCTTGCTCGTCCTCGGAGTTGAGGCAGGCGGCCCGGCCGACCAGGCCGGGATTCGGTCGCTTCGCATCCAGTACCTCCGGGACGGTCCATTTGTCCGAGCCCGGATCGATCCCGACTCGGCCGATGTGATTCTGGCGATCAACGGCGTCCCGGTCCAGAGCGTCGGCGAGTTGCTCACCGAGGTCGAGTCATATATGCCCGGTGAGACCATCACCGTAACCCTCCGCCGGAACGGAGGCGTGGACGACGTCACCGTCCGGCTAGGTCGCACCATCATCCGTTGA
- a CDS encoding DNA primase, whose product MWDLPNPLACLEDDTNSALLLGDWAIADPLARHPEEDDEEDSGDDDLADDEDDDFDDDDFDDDDDDDDLDEDDDFDDDEDDDDFDDDDDLDNLGDIDLDDDDDFDDDDDDDLDEIEDEEEDL is encoded by the coding sequence ATGTGGGACCTCCCGAACCCGCTCGCCTGCCTCGAGGACGACACGAACTCCGCCCTGCTCCTCGGTGATTGGGCCATCGCGGATCCCCTCGCCCGACATCCCGAAGAGGATGACGAGGAAGATTCCGGTGATGACGATCTGGCCGACGACGAAGACGACGACTTCGACGACGACGACTTCGACGACGATGATGATGACGATGATCTCGACGAAGACGACGACTTCGATGACGACGAAGATGACGACGACTTCGACGACGATGACGATCTCGACAACCTCGGCGATATCGACCTCGACGATGATGACGACTTCGACGACGACGATGATGACGATCTCGACGAGATTGAGGACGAAGAGGAAGATCTCTGA
- a CDS encoding energy-coupling factor ABC transporter ATP-binding protein: MTPTSRDAPPPASLLVRGLRYRYPDGKEALRGVDLEIRAGETVALVGPNGAGKSTLLLHLNGLLPGRLGSAGDPGLGHGHGLPSIKRPESATSVWIDGLPVNERNGPEIRRRVGLLFQDPDDQMFSATVLEDVAFGPLNLGKRKAEARRIALHCLGLVDMAQAADRPPHHLSFGERKRACLAGVLACEPTVLVLDEPTANLDPRSRRNFLSLIRSLPATKLIATHDLEMVLELCDRVALLDAGRVVADGLPETILGDEALMESHGLELPISIRLSRPIG, encoded by the coding sequence ATGACGCCGACCTCCCGTGATGCCCCCCCTCCGGCCTCCCTGCTCGTCCGAGGGCTCCGATACCGCTACCCCGACGGCAAGGAGGCCCTCCGCGGCGTCGATCTCGAAATCCGAGCCGGAGAGACCGTCGCCCTGGTTGGCCCCAACGGCGCGGGCAAGAGCACGCTCCTGCTCCACCTCAACGGCTTGCTCCCCGGTCGCCTCGGCTCCGCGGGCGATCCGGGACTCGGGCACGGCCACGGCCTCCCCTCGATCAAACGCCCCGAGTCCGCGACCTCAGTCTGGATCGACGGCCTCCCCGTCAATGAGCGCAACGGCCCCGAGATCCGCCGTCGGGTCGGCCTGCTCTTCCAGGACCCCGACGACCAGATGTTCTCCGCCACCGTGCTGGAAGACGTCGCCTTCGGGCCCTTGAACCTCGGCAAACGCAAGGCCGAGGCCCGCCGGATCGCACTGCACTGCCTCGGCCTCGTGGACATGGCCCAGGCCGCCGACCGCCCTCCTCACCACCTCAGCTTCGGCGAACGCAAGCGGGCTTGCCTCGCCGGCGTCCTCGCCTGCGAGCCGACCGTCCTCGTCCTCGACGAGCCGACCGCCAACCTCGATCCCCGCTCCCGACGCAACTTCCTCAGCTTGATCCGGTCGCTCCCCGCGACCAAGCTCATCGCCACCCACGACCTCGAGATGGTCCTCGAACTCTGCGACCGCGTCGCCCTCCTCGACGCCGGTCGGGTCGTCGCCGACGGCCTCCCCGAGACGATCCTCGGCGACGAGGCCCTCATGGAGTCGCACGGCCTGGAGCTTCCGATCTCGATCCGATTGAGCCGCCCGATCGGCTGA